Proteins encoded by one window of Crassostrea angulata isolate pt1a10 chromosome 9, ASM2561291v2, whole genome shotgun sequence:
- the LOC128162852 gene encoding uncharacterized protein LOC128162852, whose product MNPSFGILLCLAIFSVVELGHCRRYERLRPECPILDCAKPPENCRTEVVYDDGCPEACVLVCECPKPNPLSLEYCENTNPRCSVEEDFLMLANGKRCFNGCVIECGF is encoded by the exons ATGAACCCTTCCTTCGGAATTCTTCTTTGCTTGGCCATTTTCTCCG TTGTGGAGCTTGGACATTGTAGGAGATACGAACGCCTACGCCCCGAATGTCCCATTTTAGATTGCGCCAAACCCCCGGAGAACTGTCGCACGGAGGTTGTTTATGACGATGGCTGCCCTGAGGCCTGTGTGCTAGTCTGTGAGTGTCCCAAACCGAACCCGTTGTCTCTGGAGTACTGTGAAAACACAAACCCTAGGTGCTCTGTGGAAGAAGACTTCCTTATGCTGGCGAACGGAAAAAGATGTTTTAATGGATGTGTGATAGAGTGTGGGTTTTAA